A single region of the Triticum dicoccoides isolate Atlit2015 ecotype Zavitan chromosome 2B, WEW_v2.0, whole genome shotgun sequence genome encodes:
- the LOC119368145 gene encoding uncharacterized protein LOC119368145, with product MWASPGRLPAMEEEEEECEADAGRRAPMASCWGRFGLAALWHRLRHLFLARRRARHGRSILGAGGLNYDPLSYAQNFDDSSLELHEPDFTARFAPARNACSPRRA from the coding sequence ATGTGGGCCTCGCCAGGGAGGCTGCCggcgatggaggaggaggaggaggagtgcgaggcGGACGCGGGCCGCCGGGCGCCGATGGCGTCCTGCTGGGGCCGCTTCGGCCTGGCGGCGCTGTGGCACCGGCTCCGGCACCTTTTCctggcgcggcggagggcgcggcacGGCCGCTCCATCCTCGGCGCCGGCGGGCTCAACTACGACCCGCTGAGCTACGCGCAGAACTTCGACGACAGCAGCCTGGAGCTCCACGAGCCGGACTTCACGGCCAGGTTCGCGCCGGCCCGCAACGCCTGCTCGCCCAGGCGGGCATGA